Proteins from a genomic interval of Micromonospora sp. NBC_00389:
- a CDS encoding sensor histidine kinase: protein MTNSAPQPRQEAHVTPSLGLSPLPRVRLDELLQEMLDRVGEVVTSRERLRALLDAVVAIGTNLDLRSTLQRIVQAACELAGARYGALGVVGPDRLLHDFIVHGISPEVHAQIGDLPHGRGVLGLLIDDPRPLRMPDITQHPRSYGFPANHPPMHSFLGVPVRIRDQVFGNLYLAEKQGGAQFTEDDEEIVVALAAAAGVAIENARLYALAHRRERWLAATAEITSVLLGEVRRTDALALVARRAREVAEAELSLVLLYDTDSTQFTVEVVDGADEQARALVGTVLPFADTSFGAAVAEGRHDQVDDLAHAAPWPALLHTGPAVISPLATAETLHGVLVVAHRPERGGGTSEDDVALLGSFAGQAALAMERARGQEERELLVVLEDRERIARDLHDVVIQRLFATGLQLQSAAPMMTRPEVAKRINAAVDDLDATIRDIRRTIFELRTPMTAALRTEIREAIELAAESLGHKPHLELTGPVDSAVPDAIRPDLTAVLREALSNAVRHAQANQVAVAVRVDAGHVTVTVTDDGVGCDPSAARGGLVNLRERAERHAGTFTISPVEPHGTEVSWSVPLRD, encoded by the coding sequence ATGACCAACAGCGCCCCGCAGCCTCGTCAGGAAGCCCATGTGACCCCGTCGCTCGGGCTCAGCCCGCTGCCGCGGGTCCGCCTCGACGAGTTGCTCCAGGAGATGCTGGACCGGGTCGGCGAGGTCGTCACCAGCCGGGAGCGGCTGCGCGCCCTGCTCGACGCGGTGGTCGCCATCGGCACCAACCTGGACCTGCGCAGCACCCTGCAACGCATCGTTCAGGCGGCCTGCGAGCTGGCCGGCGCCCGGTACGGCGCGCTGGGCGTGGTCGGCCCGGACCGGCTGCTGCACGACTTCATCGTGCACGGCATCTCGCCCGAGGTGCACGCGCAGATCGGCGACCTGCCACACGGGCGGGGCGTCCTCGGCCTGCTCATCGACGACCCCCGGCCACTGCGGATGCCGGACATCACCCAGCACCCCCGCTCCTACGGCTTCCCGGCCAACCACCCGCCGATGCACAGCTTCCTGGGCGTGCCGGTGCGCATCCGGGACCAGGTGTTCGGCAATCTCTACCTGGCCGAGAAGCAGGGCGGCGCGCAGTTCACCGAGGACGACGAGGAGATCGTGGTCGCGCTCGCCGCCGCGGCCGGCGTGGCCATCGAGAACGCCCGCCTGTACGCCCTGGCGCACCGGCGGGAACGCTGGCTGGCCGCGACCGCGGAGATCACCTCGGTGCTGCTCGGCGAGGTGCGTCGCACCGACGCGCTGGCGCTGGTCGCCCGCCGTGCCCGGGAGGTCGCCGAGGCGGAGCTGTCGCTGGTGCTGCTCTACGACACCGACAGCACCCAGTTCACCGTGGAGGTGGTCGACGGCGCCGACGAGCAGGCCCGGGCGCTGGTCGGCACGGTCCTGCCGTTCGCCGACACCAGCTTCGGCGCTGCGGTGGCCGAGGGCCGCCACGACCAGGTGGACGATCTCGCGCACGCCGCACCGTGGCCCGCGCTGCTGCACACCGGCCCGGCGGTGATCTCACCACTGGCCACTGCCGAGACCCTGCACGGTGTGCTGGTCGTGGCGCACCGGCCGGAACGCGGCGGCGGCACCAGCGAGGACGACGTGGCCCTGCTGGGCAGCTTCGCCGGGCAGGCCGCGCTGGCCATGGAGCGGGCCCGCGGCCAGGAGGAGCGGGAGCTGCTGGTGGTCCTGGAGGACCGCGAGCGGATCGCCCGCGACCTGCACGACGTCGTGATCCAGCGGCTCTTCGCCACCGGCCTGCAACTACAGAGCGCCGCGCCGATGATGACCCGCCCGGAGGTGGCCAAACGGATCAACGCGGCGGTCGACGACCTGGACGCCACCATCCGGGACATCCGCCGGACCATCTTCGAGCTGCGCACGCCCATGACCGCGGCGCTGCGCACCGAGATCCGCGAGGCGATCGAGCTGGCCGCCGAGTCGCTGGGCCACAAGCCCCACCTGGAGCTGACCGGGCCGGTGGACAGCGCCGTCCCGGACGCGATCCGCCCGGACCTCACCGCCGTGCTGCGCGAAGCGCTGTCCAACGCGGTCCGCCACGCGCAGGCCAACCAGGTCGCCGTGGCCGTACGCGTCGACGCCGGCCATGTCACCGTGACGGTCACCGACGACGGCGTGGGCTGCGATCCGAGCGCCGCCAGGGGCGGGCTGGTCAACCTCCGCGAACGCGCCGAACGTCACGCCGGCACCTTCACGATCAGCCCGGTCGAGCCGCACGGCACCGAGGTGAGCTGGTCCGTGCCGCTGCGCGACTGA
- a CDS encoding TOPRIM nucleotidyl transferase/hydrolase domain-containing protein has translation MREPDRFRAAVGAWAAGGTDAAAAATAARELARDGLATVVLVEGVSDQCAVEALAARRDRDLADEGVCVVPIGGAMSVGRFLRLVGAQGLALTVRGLCDEAEESYFRRGLEQAGLGSGLTRSAMEALGFYVCVADLEDELIRALGSTGVEQVLAAEKDLARFRVFQNQPAQRERSVERQLRRFMGTMSGRKARYARALVRALDPACVPRPLDHLLAG, from the coding sequence GTGCGAGAGCCGGACCGTTTCCGAGCCGCCGTCGGCGCCTGGGCGGCTGGCGGCACGGATGCCGCGGCGGCCGCCACGGCGGCCCGTGAGTTGGCCCGCGACGGCCTGGCCACGGTCGTGCTCGTCGAGGGGGTCAGCGACCAGTGCGCGGTGGAGGCGCTGGCCGCACGGCGCGACCGTGACCTGGCCGACGAGGGCGTGTGTGTGGTGCCGATCGGGGGTGCCATGAGCGTCGGTCGGTTCCTGCGGCTCGTCGGTGCACAGGGGCTCGCCCTGACGGTGCGAGGGCTCTGTGACGAGGCCGAGGAGAGCTACTTCCGGCGCGGGCTCGAACAGGCCGGCCTGGGCAGTGGCCTGACCCGGTCGGCGATGGAGGCCCTCGGCTTCTACGTGTGCGTCGCCGACCTCGAGGACGAGTTGATCCGCGCGCTCGGCAGCACCGGCGTCGAGCAGGTCCTCGCGGCGGAGAAGGACCTGGCCAGGTTCCGGGTCTTCCAGAACCAGCCCGCGCAGCGCGAGCGGTCGGTCGAGCGGCAACTGCGCCGCTTCATGGGCACCATGAGCGGTCGCAAGGCCCGGTACGCCCGCGCGCTCGTCCGCGCCCTCGACCCGGCCTGCGTACCCCGACCGTTGGACCACCTTCTCGCCGGCTAG
- a CDS encoding universal stress protein: MRDSEILVGYDGSTDASVALDWALDEAGRSGQPVRLAYVFEWLTVASWVGPGVAPGIWPDDAARRQVEELVRDAAAKAAAAHPGLTVTGEVFDGPPALVLQERSAKAGLLVLGSRGHGGFGGLLAGSTAVAVAAHAHCPVVVVRDGAGSAPADATAGPVAVGVDGSEPSLVALGFAAERAAQRRVPLRVLRAWTPGPGGAAGVPDERAAVEENVEPWRRTFPELTVTVDLVPGSPAAMLIEASRDARLVVVGSRGRGGLAGMLLGSVSQQLIQHTHCPVAVVRER, from the coding sequence GTGCGCGACTCGGAAATTCTGGTCGGCTACGACGGCTCCACCGACGCCTCGGTGGCCCTGGACTGGGCGCTGGACGAGGCTGGGCGCAGCGGCCAGCCGGTGCGGCTGGCGTACGTCTTCGAATGGCTGACCGTGGCCAGCTGGGTCGGCCCGGGCGTGGCGCCCGGCATCTGGCCGGACGACGCCGCCCGGCGACAGGTGGAGGAGTTGGTCCGGGACGCGGCGGCGAAGGCCGCGGCCGCGCACCCCGGGCTCACCGTCACCGGCGAGGTGTTCGACGGGCCACCCGCCCTGGTACTGCAGGAACGCTCGGCCAAGGCCGGGCTGCTGGTGCTCGGCAGCCGTGGGCACGGTGGGTTCGGTGGGCTGCTGGCCGGGTCGACGGCGGTGGCGGTTGCCGCACACGCGCACTGCCCGGTCGTGGTGGTCCGGGACGGGGCCGGCAGCGCACCGGCGGACGCGACGGCCGGGCCGGTGGCGGTCGGCGTGGACGGTTCCGAGCCGTCGCTGGTGGCGCTCGGCTTCGCGGCCGAGCGGGCGGCCCAGCGGCGGGTGCCGCTGCGCGTCCTGCGGGCCTGGACGCCCGGCCCCGGCGGGGCGGCCGGGGTCCCGGACGAGCGGGCCGCGGTGGAGGAGAACGTGGAGCCATGGCGGCGGACGTTCCCCGAACTGACCGTGACCGTCGACCTGGTCCCGGGCAGCCCGGCGGCCATGCTGATCGAGGCGAGCCGCGACGCGCGGCTGGTGGTGGTCGGCAGCCGGGGCCGGGGCGGCCTGGCCGGCATGCTGCTCGGCTCGGTCAGCCAACAGCTGATCCAGCACACCCACTGCCCGGTCGCGGTGGTCCGGGAACGCTGA
- a CDS encoding response regulator transcription factor, translating into MIRVFLLDDHEVVRRGLADLLQSSGDIEVVGESGSAQEAARRIPALRPDVAILDARLPDGNGIDVCRDVRAVDSSIKGLILTSYEDDEALFAAIMAGAAGYVLKQIRGTDLVDAVRRVAAGQSLLDPAITTRVLERIRNGVEQPRELKSLTEQERRILEYVAEGMTNREIAGKMFLAEKTVKNYVSSVLAKLGLERRTQAAVLATRLLGKTP; encoded by the coding sequence ATGATCCGCGTGTTCCTCCTCGACGACCACGAGGTCGTCCGCCGTGGCCTGGCCGACCTCCTGCAGAGCAGCGGCGACATCGAGGTGGTCGGCGAGTCCGGCTCCGCGCAGGAGGCGGCCCGCCGCATTCCGGCGTTGCGGCCGGACGTGGCGATCCTCGACGCACGGCTGCCCGACGGCAACGGCATCGACGTGTGCCGCGACGTGCGCGCCGTCGACTCGTCCATCAAGGGCCTGATCCTCACCTCGTACGAGGACGACGAGGCGCTGTTCGCGGCGATCATGGCCGGCGCCGCCGGGTACGTGCTCAAGCAGATCCGCGGCACCGACCTGGTCGACGCCGTGCGTCGGGTGGCGGCCGGGCAGTCGCTGCTCGATCCGGCGATCACCACCCGGGTGCTGGAGCGCATCCGCAACGGCGTCGAGCAGCCGCGCGAGTTGAAGTCGCTCACCGAGCAGGAGCGACGGATCCTGGAGTACGTGGCGGAGGGGATGACCAACCGGGAGATCGCCGGGAAGATGTTCCTGGCCGAGAAGACGGTGAAGAACTACGTCTCCAGCGTGCTGGCCAAGCTGGGCCTGGAGCGCCGCACCCAGGCCGCCGTCCTGGCCACCCGCCTGCTCGGCAAGACCCCCTGA
- a CDS encoding universal stress protein codes for MAASADAAVLVGLGSDRDLPVVRLAAQEAATHGRPLHLLHVFDWQAAFAADTVAAPRDHAEDLITRAAQLAHEVEPGLTVRGEIIENATLLTLIRRSEAAFLLAVGDSGMAGSGECVASDTPAVQLAARAGCPLLVVRDDPPPPGPMLVGVDGSPSSTLALQWAFECATRRSARLLALRVVEPDEDTAEVTDQLTELMARHAARRTEVPVECRVIRGAPEQVLVDMSRSAQLTLVAARGDEPGRGMLGSVAQSLLYHSPAPVIVVRGLTDIPLTGPDVRPTRDQRP; via the coding sequence ATGGCCGCATCCGCCGATGCAGCGGTGCTGGTCGGTCTCGGCTCGGACCGCGACCTCCCGGTCGTCCGACTGGCCGCACAGGAGGCCGCCACCCACGGCCGGCCGCTGCACCTGCTGCACGTCTTCGACTGGCAGGCGGCCTTCGCCGCAGACACCGTCGCCGCGCCCCGGGACCACGCCGAAGACCTGATCACCCGGGCCGCCCAGCTCGCCCACGAGGTCGAGCCGGGACTGACCGTACGCGGCGAGATCATCGAGAACGCCACGCTGCTCACCCTGATCCGCCGGTCAGAGGCGGCCTTCCTGCTCGCGGTCGGCGACAGCGGGATGGCCGGCAGCGGCGAGTGCGTCGCGTCCGACACGCCTGCCGTGCAGCTGGCCGCACGGGCCGGCTGCCCGCTGCTGGTCGTCCGCGACGACCCGCCGCCGCCGGGCCCGATGCTGGTCGGGGTGGACGGCTCGCCCAGCTCGACCCTCGCCCTGCAGTGGGCCTTCGAGTGCGCGACCCGGCGCAGCGCCCGACTGCTGGCGCTGCGGGTGGTGGAGCCCGACGAGGACACCGCCGAGGTCACCGATCAGCTCACCGAGCTGATGGCCCGCCACGCCGCCCGCCGCACGGAGGTGCCGGTCGAGTGCCGCGTCATCCGCGGCGCTCCCGAGCAGGTGCTGGTCGACATGTCGCGCTCGGCGCAGCTGACGCTGGTCGCCGCCCGCGGCGACGAACCGGGGCGTGGAATGCTCGGTTCGGTCGCCCAGTCCCTGCTCTACCACTCCCCGGCCCCGGTGATCGTCGTCCGCGGGCTGACCGACATTCCGCTGACTGGACCCGACGTCCGCCCGACCCGGGACCAACGGCCCTGA
- a CDS encoding phosphoketolase family protein, with amino-acid sequence MDTALDARRALTDDELRRLDAYWRAANYLTVGQIYLLGNPLLREPLTVDDIKPRLLGHWGTSPGLNLIYAHLNRVIVARDLNAMLVTGPGHGGPAIVANTWLEGTWSERYHDVSRDEAGMARLFRQFSFPGGIPSHVAAEVPGSIHEGGELGYALSHAYGAAFDHPDLVVACVIGDGEAETGPLAGSWLSNVFLNPARDGAVLPILHLNGYKIASPTVLARIPEADLLDLMRGSGYQPYVVAGDDPAQVHRTLAATMDRALDEITAIQLKARSGGAVERPRWPMIILRTPKGWTGPSEVDGTQVEGTYRAHQVPLSGVRDNPAHLAELERWLRSYRPEELFDATGAPVDELCTLPPHGDRRMSANPVTNGGVVLRDLTLPDFREYGVDVPQPGEPMAGATGVLGAWIRDVIAANPETFRLFGPDEVASNRLGAAFEVTDRAWVADTVPSDEHLSPDGRVMEVLSEHLCQGWLEGYLLTGRHGLFTSYEAFIHIVDSMLNQHAKWLKVTRGIPWRQPLASLNYLLSSHVWRQDHNGFSHQDPGFIDHVVNKKAEVVRVYLPPDANTLLATMDHCLRSRHYINVVVAGKQAAPNWLSMTEAIQHTRRGLGIWEWASSDGGSEPDVVLACCGDVPTLETLAAADLLRRHLPDLRVRLVNVVDLMRLQPATEHPHGLPDNEFDTIFTADRPIIFAYHGYPWLIHRLTYRRTNHDNLHVRGYKEEGTTTTPFDMVMLNDLDRFHLVIDVIDRVPGLAARAAHLRQQMVDARQSARDYTRRHGEDDPQVAEWRWVREIDPTNP; translated from the coding sequence ATGGACACCGCTCTCGACGCGCGCCGTGCCCTCACCGACGACGAGCTGCGCCGGCTGGACGCCTACTGGCGAGCCGCGAACTACCTCACCGTCGGGCAGATCTACCTGCTGGGTAATCCGCTGCTGCGGGAGCCGCTGACCGTCGACGACATCAAGCCGCGGCTGCTCGGTCACTGGGGCACCAGCCCCGGGCTCAACCTGATCTACGCCCACCTCAACCGGGTGATCGTGGCGCGCGACCTGAACGCCATGCTGGTCACCGGCCCCGGGCACGGCGGCCCGGCCATCGTGGCCAACACCTGGCTGGAGGGCACCTGGTCGGAGCGCTACCACGACGTCTCGCGCGACGAGGCCGGGATGGCCCGGCTGTTCCGGCAGTTCTCCTTCCCGGGCGGCATTCCCAGCCACGTGGCGGCGGAGGTGCCGGGCTCGATCCACGAGGGCGGCGAGCTGGGGTACGCGTTGAGCCACGCCTACGGCGCCGCCTTCGACCACCCGGACCTGGTGGTCGCCTGTGTGATCGGCGACGGTGAGGCGGAGACCGGGCCGCTGGCCGGCAGTTGGCTCTCGAACGTCTTCCTCAACCCGGCCCGCGACGGTGCGGTGCTGCCCATCCTGCACCTCAACGGCTACAAGATCGCCAGTCCGACCGTGCTGGCCCGGATCCCCGAGGCGGACCTGCTCGACCTCATGCGCGGCTCGGGCTACCAGCCGTACGTGGTGGCCGGCGACGACCCGGCCCAGGTGCACCGCACGCTCGCCGCGACGATGGACCGGGCGCTGGACGAGATCACCGCGATCCAACTCAAGGCGCGCTCCGGCGGCGCCGTCGAGCGTCCCCGCTGGCCGATGATCATCCTGCGGACGCCGAAGGGCTGGACCGGCCCGAGCGAGGTCGACGGCACCCAGGTGGAGGGCACCTACCGCGCCCACCAGGTGCCGCTGTCCGGGGTACGGGACAACCCGGCGCACCTGGCCGAGCTGGAGCGCTGGCTGCGCAGCTACCGCCCCGAGGAGCTGTTCGACGCCACCGGCGCGCCGGTGGACGAGCTGTGCACGCTGCCGCCGCACGGCGACCGACGAATGAGCGCCAACCCGGTCACCAACGGCGGGGTGGTGCTCCGCGACCTGACCCTGCCCGACTTCCGCGAGTACGGCGTGGACGTCCCCCAGCCGGGCGAGCCGATGGCCGGTGCGACCGGTGTGCTCGGCGCGTGGATCCGGGACGTCATCGCCGCCAACCCGGAGACGTTCCGGCTGTTCGGCCCGGACGAGGTCGCCTCCAACCGGCTGGGCGCCGCCTTCGAGGTGACCGACCGGGCCTGGGTGGCCGACACGGTGCCCAGCGACGAGCACCTCTCCCCGGACGGCCGGGTGATGGAGGTGCTCTCCGAGCACCTGTGCCAGGGCTGGCTGGAGGGCTACCTGCTGACCGGCCGACACGGCCTGTTCACCAGCTACGAGGCGTTCATCCACATCGTCGACTCGATGCTCAACCAGCACGCCAAGTGGTTGAAGGTGACCCGGGGCATCCCCTGGCGGCAGCCGCTCGCCTCACTGAACTACCTGCTCTCCAGCCACGTCTGGCGACAGGACCACAACGGCTTCTCCCACCAGGACCCGGGCTTCATCGACCACGTGGTCAACAAGAAGGCCGAGGTGGTCCGGGTCTACCTGCCGCCGGACGCCAACACGCTGCTCGCGACGATGGACCACTGCCTACGCAGCCGGCACTACATCAACGTGGTGGTGGCCGGAAAGCAGGCGGCGCCGAACTGGTTGTCGATGACCGAGGCGATCCAGCACACCCGGCGCGGCCTGGGCATCTGGGAGTGGGCCAGCAGCGACGGCGGCAGCGAGCCGGACGTGGTGCTCGCCTGCTGCGGGGACGTCCCCACGCTGGAGACGCTGGCCGCCGCCGACCTGCTGCGCCGGCACCTGCCGGACCTGAGGGTGCGGCTGGTCAACGTGGTGGACCTGATGCGACTCCAGCCGGCCACCGAGCACCCGCACGGCCTGCCCGACAACGAGTTCGACACCATCTTCACCGCGGATCGGCCGATCATCTTCGCCTACCACGGCTACCCGTGGCTGATCCACCGGCTCACCTACCGCCGTACCAACCACGACAACCTGCACGTGCGCGGCTACAAGGAGGAGGGCACCACCACCACGCCGTTCGACATGGTGATGCTCAACGACCTGGACCGCTTCCACCTGGTCATCGACGTCATCGACCGGGTGCCCGGGCTGGCGGCCCGCGCCGCGCACCTGCGACAGCAGATGGTCGACGCCCGGCAGTCGGCCCGCGACTACACCCGCCGGCACGGCGAGGATGACCCACAGGTCGCGGAGTGGCGCTGGGTCCGGGAAATCGACCCGACCAACCCCTGA
- a CDS encoding NAD-dependent epimerase/dehydratase family protein, with product MRLLVLGGTGFVGGATVADAVRRGWSVTVFNRGMHGTVPPGVQRLRGDRTQPDGLAALAGGEWDLVVDTWDGAPRAVRDAARALVGAVPHYAYISSGSVYAQPVPAQVGEEAPTVGTAAADATGGDYAECKAGGELAATEVYGERALLVRAGLILGPGEDIGRLPWWLQRVARGGDVLAPGPRGLPVQYIDVRDLAAWTLDRAAERVGGAFNVISHPGHTTMGELLDTVVAVTGSGARLHWTDPGPILAAGVVPWNDLPIWVPEGHEFRWMQERGVQKAYAAGLTCRPVADTVADTWRWLRAVGSVPPRAGRPAREPVGLDPAREAELLTA from the coding sequence ATGAGACTGCTGGTGCTGGGTGGGACGGGTTTCGTGGGTGGAGCGACGGTGGCCGACGCGGTTCGCCGGGGCTGGTCGGTGACGGTGTTCAACCGGGGGATGCACGGCACGGTCCCGCCCGGCGTCCAGCGGTTGCGGGGTGACCGGACGCAGCCGGACGGCCTGGCGGCGCTGGCGGGCGGCGAATGGGACCTGGTGGTCGACACCTGGGACGGCGCCCCCCGGGCAGTGCGGGACGCGGCCCGCGCGCTGGTCGGCGCGGTCCCGCACTACGCCTACATCTCCAGCGGCTCGGTCTACGCCCAGCCGGTGCCGGCGCAGGTCGGCGAGGAGGCGCCCACTGTGGGCACGGCCGCCGCCGACGCCACCGGGGGAGACTACGCGGAGTGCAAGGCTGGCGGGGAGTTGGCCGCGACGGAGGTCTACGGCGAGCGGGCGCTGCTGGTGCGCGCCGGGTTGATCCTTGGGCCGGGGGAGGACATCGGCCGGCTGCCCTGGTGGCTGCAGCGGGTGGCCCGCGGCGGTGACGTGCTCGCGCCCGGCCCTCGGGGTCTGCCCGTGCAGTACATCGACGTGCGCGACCTGGCCGCGTGGACGCTGGACCGCGCCGCCGAGCGGGTCGGCGGTGCCTTCAACGTGATCAGCCACCCGGGGCACACCACGATGGGCGAGCTGCTCGACACGGTCGTCGCGGTGACCGGCTCCGGCGCCCGGTTGCACTGGACCGATCCGGGGCCGATCCTGGCCGCCGGCGTGGTCCCCTGGAACGACCTGCCCATCTGGGTTCCGGAGGGTCACGAGTTCCGGTGGATGCAGGAGCGCGGCGTGCAGAAGGCGTACGCGGCGGGGCTGACGTGCCGACCGGTGGCCGACACCGTCGCCGACACCTGGCGCTGGCTGCGTGCGGTGGGGTCGGTGCCACCGCGCGCCGGCCGGCCGGCCCGGGAGCCGGTGGGGCTGGATCCCGCCCGGGAGGCGGAGCTGCTCACCGCCTGA
- a CDS encoding Acg family FMN-binding oxidoreductase: MSQESQLTTALAEAAATAGHAPSVHNTQPWRWRVLPDALELRTVADRQLTATDPEGRLLAISCGTALHHARLALAAEGWRAVVERMPDPGDRELLARLTTLTRVTADPDAMRMVQCMQIRHTDRRPVSDEPVPTAAIGEITRAVTTEGGRLQILDGDQVLELAAAAGHADTVEAEDPQLRAELEYWTSRAGTGTGLPPEVLPEQPPQTTVPARDFGHPGGLPIGPGHDRAAVYGMLYGDEDEPDSWLRAGEALSAAWLTATRLGVSLVPLSSVVEVEGTRQSLRHLLAGLGFPYLVLRLGIADPTHAGPPHTPRLTTEQVIDTTAVRGERG; this comes from the coding sequence ATGAGTCAGGAGAGCCAGCTGACCACCGCGCTGGCGGAGGCCGCCGCCACCGCTGGCCACGCCCCCTCGGTGCACAACACCCAGCCGTGGCGCTGGCGGGTGCTGCCTGACGCACTGGAGCTGCGCACCGTCGCCGACCGGCAGCTCACCGCCACCGACCCGGAGGGCCGGCTGCTCGCGATCAGTTGCGGCACCGCCCTGCACCACGCCCGCCTGGCGCTGGCCGCCGAGGGGTGGCGCGCCGTGGTGGAGCGAATGCCCGACCCGGGCGACCGCGAGCTGCTGGCCCGGCTGACCACCCTCACCCGCGTGACGGCCGACCCGGACGCCATGCGGATGGTGCAGTGCATGCAGATCCGGCACACCGACCGGCGGCCGGTCAGCGACGAGCCGGTGCCGACCGCCGCGATCGGGGAGATCACCCGGGCGGTCACCACCGAGGGCGGCCGGTTGCAGATCCTCGACGGCGACCAGGTGCTGGAGCTGGCCGCCGCGGCCGGGCACGCCGACACGGTCGAGGCCGAGGATCCGCAGCTGCGCGCCGAGCTGGAGTACTGGACCAGCAGGGCCGGCACCGGCACCGGGCTGCCGCCGGAGGTGCTGCCCGAGCAGCCTCCGCAGACCACCGTGCCGGCCCGCGACTTCGGCCACCCCGGCGGCCTGCCGATCGGCCCCGGCCACGACCGGGCCGCCGTGTACGGGATGCTCTACGGCGACGAGGACGAACCGGACAGCTGGCTGCGCGCTGGCGAGGCGCTCTCCGCCGCCTGGCTGACCGCCACCCGGCTCGGCGTCTCGCTGGTGCCGCTCAGCTCGGTGGTGGAGGTGGAGGGCACCCGTCAGAGCCTCCGGCACCTGCTCGCCGGGCTCGGCTTCCCGTACCTCGTGCTGCGATTGGGGATCGCGGACCCGACGCACGCAGGCCCGCCGCACACCCCGCGGCTGACCACCGAGCAGGTGATCGACACCACCGCGGTGCGCGGCGAGCGGGGTTGA
- a CDS encoding Acg family FMN-binding oxidoreductase — MDIGYTPAQLRAAAVDAVRAPSLHNTQPWRLRLRDGGIEVLADPARRLPATDPSGWGVRVGCGAALFNLRIALAVAGIPAQVRLRPDPAEPNLLARLVPDTPRPPTPAEQSLYAAIPRRFSNRLPFWPNPVPADARWRLGEAARTEQCWLEMLIGVSAVSAFGEIARSAHRVLERDPAYRAEREQWLRREPAPDGVPSSSGGPQSEPQDVLPARAFGGLDRAPGRDFEPEPLVAVLGSVGNTAVDQVIAGQALQRVLLTATDAGLSVSMLSQPIEVPGAREQLRLSLGRFGTPQMVLRIGYGQPGRPTSRRSIDEVLDLPVVPA, encoded by the coding sequence ATGGACATCGGCTACACCCCCGCACAGCTGCGGGCCGCCGCCGTGGACGCGGTACGGGCACCCTCTCTGCACAACACCCAGCCGTGGCGGTTGCGGCTGCGCGACGGCGGGATCGAGGTGCTGGCCGACCCGGCCCGCCGGCTGCCGGCGACCGACCCGAGCGGGTGGGGAGTGCGGGTCGGCTGCGGCGCCGCGCTGTTCAACCTGCGGATCGCGCTGGCCGTCGCCGGCATCCCGGCCCAGGTGCGGCTGCGCCCCGACCCGGCCGAGCCGAACCTGCTGGCCCGGCTGGTGCCGGACACCCCGCGCCCGCCCACCCCCGCCGAGCAGAGCCTGTACGCCGCCATCCCCCGCCGGTTCAGCAACCGCCTGCCGTTCTGGCCGAACCCGGTTCCGGCCGACGCCCGTTGGCGGCTCGGCGAGGCGGCCCGCACCGAGCAGTGCTGGCTGGAGATGCTGATCGGGGTGAGCGCGGTCTCCGCGTTCGGCGAGATCGCCCGAAGCGCGCACCGGGTGCTGGAGCGGGACCCGGCCTACCGGGCGGAACGCGAGCAGTGGCTACGCCGGGAGCCCGCACCGGACGGCGTGCCCTCCTCGTCCGGCGGCCCGCAGAGCGAGCCGCAGGACGTGCTGCCGGCGCGCGCCTTCGGCGGGCTCGACCGGGCCCCTGGGCGGGACTTCGAGCCGGAGCCGCTGGTGGCGGTGCTCGGCTCGGTGGGCAACACCGCGGTGGACCAGGTCATCGCCGGGCAGGCCCTGCAACGGGTGCTGCTCACCGCCACCGACGCCGGGCTCAGCGTGTCGATGCTCTCCCAGCCGATCGAGGTGCCCGGCGCGCGGGAGCAACTGCGGCTGTCGCTGGGCCGGTTCGGCACACCGCAGATGGTGCTGCGGATCGGGTACGGCCAGCCCGGCCGACCGACCTCACGCCGCAGCATCGACGAGGTGCTGGACCTGCCGGTGGTGCCGGCCTGA
- a CDS encoding nitroreductase/quinone reductase family protein, with translation MARWPYADDELRAMYTGGRGNSTARRFARFWAVVQGAGLLPRRWVTLEVPGRRTGRITRFPLGMADRDGVWYLVSMLGNDCNWVRNVRAADGRVTIRRGRARPRQLVEVPVEERAPILKRYLQKVPGARPHLPVDRGAPLTAFEAIAARYPVFRVEAATAPARTLREKGE, from the coding sequence ATGGCACGCTGGCCATATGCCGATGACGAACTCCGGGCCATGTACACCGGAGGGCGCGGCAACTCGACGGCCCGCCGGTTCGCCCGGTTCTGGGCGGTCGTACAGGGTGCCGGCCTGCTGCCCCGACGTTGGGTCACCCTTGAGGTGCCGGGCCGTCGCACCGGGCGGATCACCCGGTTCCCGCTCGGCATGGCCGACCGGGACGGCGTCTGGTACCTGGTCTCGATGCTGGGCAACGACTGCAACTGGGTCCGCAACGTCCGGGCGGCGGACGGCCGGGTCACCATCCGACGCGGCCGCGCCCGGCCCCGCCAACTGGTCGAGGTACCCGTCGAAGAGCGTGCCCCGATCCTCAAGCGGTACCTGCAGAAGGTGCCTGGAGCACGACCACACCTGCCCGTGGACCGCGGCGCACCCCTGACGGCTTTCGAGGCGATAGCGGCGCGCTATCCCGTGTTCCGCGTAGAAGCCGCCACCGCACCAGCGCGCACCCTCAGGGAAAAGGGGGAATGA